A genomic segment from Gavia stellata isolate bGavSte3 chromosome 6, bGavSte3.hap2, whole genome shotgun sequence encodes:
- the C6H7orf25 gene encoding UPF0415 protein C7orf25 homolog, with the protein MSVQSLLCERIAVAKELIKRAEALSKSQKRRIEGGAKLCGKLKAELNFLHKVEAGKVAIKESHLQSTNLTHLQAIIQSAENLEDVVSVLHVFAYEDRFGDKQTLVVDVVANGGHTWVKAIGRKAEALHNIWLGRGQYGDKSVIEQAEDFLQASRQQPVEYSNPHIIFAFYNGVSSPMAERLKEMGISVRGDVVAVNSLAEPSAENKHLSASESDEEGPELLQVTRVDRENLVARIAFPTQIKVNVCNRVNLDITTLITYVSALSYGGCYFIFKEKVLTEQAAQERRERVLPQLEEFMEGKELFACESAVRDFQSILETLGGPGEKERAALLVKRINVVPDQPSDRALGLVASSKINSRSLTIFGTGDTLKAITMTANSGFVRAAANQGVKFSVFVHQPRALTESKESVATPLPKSCPPDNGL; encoded by the coding sequence ATGTCTGTGCAGTCGCTGCTTTGTGAAAGAATTGCTGTTGCCAAAGAATTGATCAAGAGAGCGGAAGCCCTTTCCAAGTCCCAGAAAAGGAGAATAGAAGGTGGGGCAAAACTATGTGGCAAACTGAAGGCTGAGCTAAACTTCTTACACAAGGTAGAGGCAGGAAAGGTGGCCATTAAAGAATCCCATCTGCAGAGTACAAACCTTACCCATCTCCAAGCCATTATTCAGTCAGCAGAGAACCTGGAGGATGTTGTTAGCGTCCTCCATGTCTTTGCTTATGAGGACAGGTTTGGAGACAAACAGACACTGGTGGTAGATGTTGTTGCAAACGGAGGTCACACGTGGGTGAAGGCCATAGGACGGAAGGCTGAGGCCCTGCATAACATCTGGCTGGGGAGAGGCCAGTATGGTGACAAAAGCGTCAttgagcaggcagaggactTCCTGCAAGCAAGCCGTCAGCAGCCAGTGGAGTACAGCAACCCCCACATAATCTTTGCATTCTACAACGGCGTGTCCAGTCCTATGGCAGAGAGACTCAAGGAGATGGGAATATCTGTGCGAGGAGACGTTGTTGCTGTGAACTCGCTGGCGGAGCCATCTGCAGAAAACAAGCACCTTAGCGCCAGTGAATCAGATGAAGAAGGCCCTGAACTGCTGCAGGTGACCAGAGTAGACCGCGAGAATTTAGTGGCCAGAATTGCTTTTCCTACCCAGATCAAAGTAAACGTGTGCAATAGGGTTAACTTGGACATCACTACCTTAATAACCTATGTCTCTGCTCTGAGCTATGGTGGCTGCTACTTcatcttcaaagaaaaagtgCTAACAGAGCAAGCGGCTcaagaaaggagggagagagtCCTGCCTCAGCTGGAGGAGTTCATGGAGGGGAAAGAGCTCTTTGCCTGTGAATCTGCTGTCAGAGATTTTCAGTCCATCTTGGAAACGCTGGGAGGACCTGGGGAGAAAGAGCGAGCTGCATTGCTTGTTAAAAGAATTAATGTGGTGCCAGATCAGCCGTCTGACCGTGCCTTAGGACTAGTGGCTAGTTCAAAAATCAACAGCCGTTCTCTAACCATTTTTGGGACGGGAGACACTTTAAAAGCCATCACCATGACCGCAAATAGTGGTTTTGTGAGGGCAGCGGCTAACCAAGGTGTCAAGTTCAGTGTTTTTGTCCATCAGCCACGAGCGttgacagaaagcaaagaatctGTTGCCACACCTTTACCAAAGAGCTGCCCACCTGATAATGGACTATAA